The genome window GTCCTCGGTGGCAAATGGAACATTTTAAAGTGAGACACTTTTTAATGCGTTCTCCCCACAAGATCCTCTGCGACACTGCAACTTATTCTCCTTTCTCTACTCCACTCTTTCATTCCCCTGTGGCATCTGATGTGCAGGATGAACACTGTGCTGTCTTGTGTGCATAAAgcacaaagcaacacacacttaTCTTTTTATTCAATCATTTTCAAGTAGACTTCAATGctgcttcatgttaataaaagataacaTGAACTGGTGTCCACTTCACATTGTATCCTGCCTCATACCCCAAGCTTCTAGTAGAGAGAGACACTGAGAGTTTAtgaagaaagaataaatgtctTACAGTGATTCCAAAATGTATTATAGCTTTGTGATTTTAGCAACCTaaactgtgaataaatcaagggattaaGCTGTTTTATTAAGATTTGTTAGAATGTAATGCTGGTTGGACCTATGAACAAACATGCAGTCCCATTTGTGCTCATTATTTGAGGTGCAAGTGTAATTACATGCTgttatttgtatttactgttatttcatGGACTAATTTATTGGTGCTCATAATCCACTACATGTTGTACTCTAGGATGTAGATCGCTTCAAGTAAACCTTTATAATCACAGCTGTTGGAGAGTTAAATGAGACAACGCCTGCACTgctctgcatatttttttttttattttttcagtacaATCAGCAATCAGTATCACAATACAAGTTCCATCGTCCATGATAGCATttgaacaacttttttttacaaacagaGGTGGGTAGTTGAAAACAATATTCAAGTAAAGGTACtctgttactttaaaaaaattaggaaaGCGCTTGTCCAAAAGTTTccttgagtaaaagtaaaaaaaggtATCAGGTCAAAAATCTACAACAGCACTCAAGTCACAGTGATTCAgattatgcattttaatgttcTAAACCATCAGAAAGTTGACAGCTTCAATGTACAATTTTCGCTcatgaaaaaatatatgcaagcaaaaatttaaaatattatatttaataataataattaaaatatatttatgtaaaataaaatatattaaatttgagAAATTAAAGGAAGAAATCAAAGCAGAAGGACCGGAAGAAACTATCCAGCTTTCCTataaaattaggaaaatgtGTTCAGAATTTACATTCagcaataaattacaaaaaatgccAAAGACGTTCAGTAGTATTGAAAAAAATTGCTATCATTATATAAAAACGTCTGTCAAAACACCACCCTTTGCAGCATTCCTTTAgtaaaaggacaaaaatgacaTGGAAATAATCACAGAAATGCGACAAAATGATCCAATAACACAGCTTCTGTGTACTGCCATCGCTGAGCATTACTCTCTCAGTCAGGAGGAACGTACAATTAGCACAGCGAGTAGAAGCGACAaagtaaatgaaacacattacTACCCACCTCTAGTTACAAGTGTGGAAAGCAGGCTGTTTATCACTGGAGTGCTGGTACAAAGACGGAGTGTCACAGAATTCTTACATCTTTAAATGTAGCTGTCTTTTTAGCTGTTATTAATTTGGTAAGTACCTGAAATAGAGAATTAAGTAGGTGCTCACCacatctgcaggaaaaaaactaaaagtggTGCTAGGCCCCCagagaaactgaaataaagtattGCAAGGCCAGCAATCACAGTATACTTATTTATTGcaaacagaaaagtaaaaatccGACACCAATGCGTTTCGGACGTGGGCCTTCCTTGCTGTGACCATAAACTTTTTGTTGCCAACTGCATCATGTGCACTAGCGACTCCCACAACTTAATTTGAGAGTATTTAAGACAACCTTCCACCTTTACACGTAATTTACCAATTACATGtcatatttaatacaaaaatacaaattttattcctttattcaTGCATCATCTATAACcacctgtcccagaagcatgcGGCCATAGGCTAGGCAGAGTACACTCTGTACAGGACCCCACTCCATTACACGGAAGCCACATACTTGCCCATTCCCTCACAGTTTCATACACTACAGACAATAAAGAGTCACCAAAGCACctcaaacacatctttggacagtgggggCAAATGGAaacacctggagaaaacacatatgaacatggggaaaacatgcaaactccacaaataACTAACAGGGTCAAACATAGTCTTACTATACCTATAATAATTTCTATTAATTTCtatattacaataatataaatatacaatagagatttgttttttttttttaatttggcttCTCCTGTAATGTGATCTACTGTCTCAAAAACTTATCACAAGTTGTTTTAAGTGCATTTTCTGAGAAGTGGTGAAAAAGTTGTTTCTGAAACAATTCAGatttaaacttttctttaaaaaactttATCCAGTATTTCTAAGCATAGCTGCACTGggttaaatttttcttttatacctTGGGGCTGTCGTTGAGCTCACTTACAAATCTGCACCAGCCACCTGTCATGGagacattaacatttacccCATGGAAGCTTCCAGAAAACAATCCAGTAGTGGGCCATATTACTTTAAAAGagttgttacttaagtaaatgtTCTTATTAACCTTTACACTTGCTTCCCTGTTGTCCTTATCCTCATACAAACCATTGGGTTTGTCCACCTAAACCTCATGGTCCCACAGAAGTATGTCAGCTGCATTACTGTGCTTCCTCTCAGATCAAAAAGTAGCAGGATGCGCTCAGCTTCTTGAAGGCCCTTAAGATCGAACACACAGAGATGGACATCACATCCAATGAGGACAATACTAGAAACGAAAACATTCACAAGTGTCCaccaaaacatacatttatttagggcATATATTaactaaaggtttttttttcagaagcattAAGTTTCTGTGTCAGTCAAAGATGATGATGTTGCTTTCCTTTAAAAGAGAATCTTGTCTTGCATTTCCTGAGATGCTCATATCTGAGTTTTCGGATCTGggcctgacctttgaccttggcTTCGGTTCATCGATAGTCTCCTTACCAAAGAGTTCTTTCATCAAGTTTCTCTTCCTCGCCTTTGCCCTCTCATCCTCCTGCAAGGTCACGTGTTTGGGGGGGTTCACAGGTGGAAGTTTGAAAAAGGAGGGCTCGTACGCCTGTATGTGTAAATGATCTGACTCTGTGTGGCCTTCGCTGTAGGGGACGCAGTTCTTCTTGACGCGCCGTCCTGGTATGTCGTAGGCCGGCTTCCCAAGATGCATGTTTTGCACGGTCTCTTTGAAGATGTAATGGTGCTTCCGGATTAGTGCTGTGGAAGACTTCTGGGGGGAcagcgtggtggtggtggacgGGGAGAAAGTTACGTCACTACTTTCTAACTGTCTCTCCTCCTGGCAGGGTTTCAGTTCTTCCTCATGGACTTTACTTCCTGTATTTTCATCCTCTGCTTCGGTGTGATTCTCCAGAAGGTGAAGCAGTACTTCCTTCTCCTCACAAACATCTGTGTCTTTCACTTCTTCATCATCTAAGGATTGTAAAATACATCTCTTTGAAAATCTCGACATTAATCTTTAgtattatgaaataattatttgttCTTACTTATTCTGTTGTTTCCATCCCTCATCTATGACTCATAGCAAAGACTCACTAACTGAGCTGTGTAGAAACCCCTTGCTATGTGCCAGGAAACAAGAGCATTGGGTTAGATCTTTTTAGCACACCTGCCGGCTAGCGGCTAGAGGTATAAGAGACAACGCCGATGGGATATGCGGCACATCTCTCTGCCGAGCAACCAGCCAATCACAGGTGTTCCACAAGTCCCCATCGAGCATTTATGCGTCAAAGATATGCCAACttaagcactttgctcagtGTTGGAAATCCCAGTCCCAATCAATGAATGATATAGCTAAGATTTAAGCCGACATATCAACCTTGATATGAGTGAtgagaataaaaacaatgacagtaCTTACCAGCAActatttcagcagaaatgttttccaGATTTGTTATATTCTCCACTAGTGGCCCATCCAGTCCTGTGCTCTCATCACTCCCTGTTTCTGTGTATTCAGAGGTAGGATCCTCCTGaagaaataattaacattatccCATGTACATAACTAACATCATGTGTATGAAATCATTTGAAATATATGTACAGTTTTGTTAATGAAATGCAGGCTTCCTGGCTTAATGCACAATTGTATTCTGAAAATTTGGATTTAGGAGCCCAtaatttgtactgaaaaatttgcataataagGTTCACCCATACATCTCAGTTTTTTGCATCTGTGTGCTGGCTTGTACGCAACTCAAATAccttgtcattttttaaaatcatagtGTAAAATCTTCatctattataataaaaaaggcCAAAGagcaaaaagttttaaagtgcTAAAAGATGTTGAAAAGGTAAAGGAAAGCTTTACCTATCACTTGAAAACCTGAAGTGATAATATACCACAATTATTTTGAAAGGCAGTATCAGTGCAAATTACTTTGTGTATTTTGATTTACTAAGTTATATGAAAtgagaccccgtatgggacaagcggttcagaaaatgtgtgtgtgtgatactttATTAATAGTTCAGATAGACAGGGGTTCTGAGTGTTACAGGTGATTACATTATTATGAAAATAACtggtgttttaataataatagtgtagGTAATGttgtaataattttatgtaGTGCTTTTACTGCTTCTCAAAattctttagaaaaaaagaaatatgtggGTTAAAACtccaaagcaaagaaatttacaataaatatcagcattgaaaaaatgacaaagaccAAGagtaatccatccatccatccatccatccatccatccatccatccatccatgcatccatgcatcagtaactagttgttcagtgcagggttgtgcTGGTCGAGAGCCAGGCCTCAgttcattttaagaaaattcACCTTATAAGCAGGTTTATGCATTGCAGTTGTTgtgcaaggaaaaaatgtatatctAAACCAGCCTGTGTGGCctaagtaaaaaaaattctgatttctGACAGTAATCATTTGATGCAAATAATCTctgatttatgcaaataaagcaaaacGTTTCCACATTTATAAATGATGGTTGGTTGTAGTAGTCATCATAGGCTGTATAGTTACCTGGGTGCTATAGCTCTGCTCGTTACAACTCTCCATGCTTATGTGCGTCCTTAGGGCGATCTCAAAATCCTCTGAAATTTTGTGTTCTACCTCTGGTGTGGATGTAGCCTCTTCTTGGTGAACAGGGCATAACTGCTCTGTTTGAACTAATTTGGACTCTTTggcagctgaaaaaataaacatggaatACACTATATGAATACCAATAAAATTAGATCCATTTTGGATTAACACTAATTCCCTTTCTAGTCCCACCCTGCTGTGCCTTGAGCCCAAAGAAGTCATACTCTTTACCCAATCCACCATCCCACATGACATaattgacagatttttttttgcagataatATCAATAATTGTATTACTTTAATCTGTATGGGGTCCTCAGGAATCCTTGAAATACATTCTTCAAGGATATGAATCTGAAGCATTGAGCTGTACTAAAGTTACCTTTTCTCAGAGGTCTTTCTACAAATCTGTATGAGTAGATATTTCTGATCTCCAGCAGTCGCACTTGCTCCTAAAATtcacaaattaatgtaaataagtttttaaaatgttgtgagAAATATTGTAAGGTAATGGAAAGTGCACTGAACAGCATATGTAGTACCCTGGAAAAGCCTACTTTGCTTCTACAGCATTTTTGCCATCAAGCCTCATTATAGTCCAAGGTTACATCCAGTAACCTGTTGAGTTACCTTGTGTTAGCTCTTTGTTAAAAGACTAGGTGTACATTCCACTTCCAATTTTAATAcagaaaatcacattaaatGTAAGTCTTACGTTGATCTTTTGTTTGAGTTGGTTGATTTCCTCTTGTAGACACTTGGAAATATCTCTGGCTTGATGAGTCTTCTGAACTTGGGAGGAAAGCTGACGATTAAAGGACGCATTGCTCAgcttcatgtttttctccaagtccTGGAAATGAGAGGTTGCAAACACCTGCAGCAATCACATTCCTCAAGGGTGCAAAATAACTTTGTGTGTTACTGAATGAGGTTTGCATTGCAAAAACGGGCTATAAAACCAGCATTTATACACAGACCTTCGTTTTTAATACAGGTAATGTGTAACGTACAAATAGGAAGGTTATTTCAATGTGAGGTTTGATTGActattattttcagtgtttctctgaatataaaatacaaaagctGTAAGTGCATTTCTCCCAGTATCAGTTCCAGTGTCACACCTACTGAGAAAGTGAGACTCAACTGTCAACCGTCCCTCTAAACGAGTGTTCAGTTCAGTGTCCTCCACCCAGCACCTCGTGCGTCTACCTGTATCCTCTTGTTTTTGAGGTCGAGCTCCAGGGTGAGGGTATTGACACGCTGTGCCAGCTCATCCCTCTCTCCCAAGCTTCGGTCCTGgctgagctgctgcagcttccGGAGAGCGTCCCCGGTGTTCAACAGCCGGGCCTCGCAGGCATGCAGCTGGCGGACCAGCGCGCCGTTGCGTTCCCGGGACTGgcgcagcagctcctgcagggtGTGCACCTCGTTGTTGTGCTGGAGCAACACCTGGGGCAGGCCGTCCTGCAAATTCTTCAGATGCCGGAGCGCACCCTCCTGGCGACCCTGCTGGCGCTTAAGCAGCCGGTTCTCAGCGGTGGCAGCGGCCAGCTGCTGCTGTAGATCCCGCACCTGGTTGCCGAGCTCATTGATGCGCTGCTGGCTGGCCAGCATGACCTGCTGCACGGCAACCCCCTGGGGCTTGATGGGGGGAAGGAATGGCCGCTTGCGTTTTGCTGCCTGACCGTCCCATCGTTGCTTGCCTCGGAAGCCTTCTTTATTTAcagctttaaaataataattgtacacATAAGCACTAATATTTTATGAAGATTTCAACACAACGTTTCCATTTGAAACCGTACGTCACCTTTCAAGCTGTGCACTTTCAGCTTTTCTAGCCTCTCTTGGCGTGAGTGGGTAGTGAGCGTGAGATCATCTGCTTTGCTCTCATTCAGCTTTGAACCGGTTCTCCTGGAacctctcctgctgctggtggccCTGCTGttgcaggaggaggtggactCGAATGACAAGGAGTATTCTGCGTTGCACAAGTCTGCGTCTTCTCCAACTTTGTCATGCTGCACATCTACCTGGAGGTGATGGTCCTGATGTTTCAGAGACATCTCTGTCAGTACACCACACCGTGTGTACTGCGATTAAAATACACACTTCCAAAGCTTTGTCAGCATACCTGTAGAATGAACGACAGCGGTGATATTAGAACGTCTTAAGGTAACCCTTCTGAGCCATTATTAACTTGGTGGTTTGCTGATATTTTAATCCAAAGGATCTGACATCATTTGCTCTTTCTTTCTGGGTATTTTTACCGAAGCAgctggggtaagtaccttgctcaatggtgggacttgaaccaataATACTCAGGTTAGTCCATCATGTCCTTAAACTCTACTCtgttaaaagtgttttaagatTTTTGTTAATAAGAAGGAAATGCGAAGGTTTTACTGTCACAGCAAGGTAAAATAATTGCCATTATCATTACTTTATGTGTACTAGCGACACCGATGGTGTCCTTTAAGAATACTCATGACAACCTGGCAGCTTCAGAAGTAATTTATCAATCACAAATCATATACAGAATCGCAAAGTGTTATTCTCACTATATCTATAATAATTATGTGtcagaaaaacatacatatagCAAATGCGagacaattttaataattgtatAGTGATAAGTTATATTTTACCTTGTGGGGAATATAACGGATTTTTTGCGTGACTCTGGAAAACTTTAACGTCGGTTGCCTTGGAGACCAGATAACGGGGAGCGTGTAGCGGCACAAAAACGTAACTTGACGTAAGTGCGTTTCTAGGCCGCGGTCCCTTTAAAGAGCCCGATGTAGGTAAAGAGCCCTCGTTGGAAAACGGCCGCACATGATAAGTTCGGATGAAATATTTCGCTGAATCAATTTCCCTTGAACGCACCTGCGTGGAATTATGAATTGAATTTGTATTCAATTTTAATTGAATTGTATGGAATTGTCAtaggaatatttttatttcaaactttcatttatcagacagcGTTACTTTCAAAAAGAAGTCCATCTACATCACGTATTGCTATAAAATGTTTAGgttcctgtttgttttgtttcactgcttAAATTATGCCATTGCTTAACACAATAACATGATGATGTTTGTAACCCCTTGCGTATTTTTAGCTTGCCGTTATAGCTTTGTGCTCGTTCTTTGAAACTTTGAGAAATTATTGTCTGGTCCAGGTTGATGATATTCACCATTTCACTGTAGACTGTTGTTGTTAGACCCAGTCTTGGGCCCGtgtttcctggataggctccggaccaatTCGACCCTGACTTGGAGTTGGATGGACAGCCGttatgagtgagtgaatgagggGTTACCAGCCTTGTGATCTTTTAATGTGTTTAGTAATAAACGTAATTCTGCAAGTCAATATGGAAAAAggtgttataataataataataatgattaaacCCCGTCTCTTTCCGATCATCACATTGTCGCAGTGGTACCTCACACTTTCTCAATGACCGACTTACTCCGTAAATAACGCTTAGACATGGTTTTGACAGACAACCTACGTGACCAATCACCGGTTAGTCCTGCCTCTCAAAAGGCCGGTCAACCAATCCCAGCTTGGGAAAATGACACGACCCGTCTGGTGTGTCTGCCGTGCGCCTGCCGTGGGGAGACCGTCGGTGTCTTAAAGGCCGTCTGTCCTTgctaaaaattacacttttgcGAAAATGGTGATTAAAGTGTTTTTGGCTTCTTTGTCAGGATCCACTGCGGTAAGCAAAGTAAAATACGTCTTTAGACTGAATGTGAACTTTTCTTTCGCTGGTTATGTTACAggtttcagagttttttttttacttcacatGATTCGACAGTGACTGAGTGAAATtgattataaattaattataaaaatagAAGGTTTTATGTTGTTGTGGACGTCAATATGTGCAGGGGAATGTAAAGAATTAgaactttttttctggaacCAACAGCCCAACTTTTTtcgaatgttttaaaaatttatttttttttcagattttttttttatttttttattatccgCTGTGCACGTGAGTGGAttataaaaaaagttactgTATCGCTAAGTGAAATGCATAAAACTGTAACTACTACTTTGTTCAAGTGTAGCCAATATTAGTAACGGTTATTTGGGCATAGCTGCACAGTGTTGGAGTTTCCTTATATATCTCGGCCTCTGGTTGAGCTCACATTCCAAACCTGCACCAGCAATCAGCCTTGGAGACTCGAGCCTTAACCCCCTGGAAGCTTCCAGAACACAGTGCCATAGCAGCCCATGTTACCATGGCACTGTTTTCATTGAAGGAAATCTGGGACTGTAGTCATTCACCTTCACAGTGTCTCGTGCTCATGCAAAGCATTGACTCTGTACTGCTGAACGTCGAGGTCCCGCAGAAATATGTCGGCTGCGTTACTGGTTTCTTCTCAGATcaagaagaagcagcaggatGTGCTCGGCTTCTTGGACGCCCTTAAGATCGAGTACGCAGAGATGGACATCGCGTCCAACGAGGAGAACCGCATGTGGATGAGGGAGAATGTCCCCGGAGAGAAGAAGCCCAAAAACGGCATCCCGTTGCCCCCTCAGATCTTCAACGAGGAGAACTATTGCGGGGTGAGAACCAGTAAACCGTGGTACATATCAAGGGTATTTCATGCAAGCATGGAGAAGACGGATCGCTCTGCTCGCGCCATGTTCAGGATGTCGTTCCAAATCAGAGCTCAAGTAGACCAGATTCACTTTGGGTTGTGTTCCACTCCAGTAAGAGTTTAAAGAATAACCACTGAAGTACGGTAATCGATAAGTATACTGAACAAAGGTCAAGTGGACCTGCCCAAGTCTGAGTTAAGATGGGTCACAATCAGTGAAAGCAGGATGCATGTCAgttaaaatgatgaaatcacGAAAAACAGTAACTGTACTGAACTGATTGCTTTCATCGTCTGCAGGACTATGACACATTTTTTGATGCTAAGGAAGGAAATCAGGTGTTTGAATTCCTtggccttcctcctcctccaggatCAAAGGTTAGAAGCTTTTTCTTAATTCCGTGCTCTCCCCCGAGTccccattttttgttttcagttcatgAATTAGTCTTTTGTTTAACTGATATGACTTCAACATTTATATATAGTTTGATTGTTTGTGCTGCTTTATTAGAATTACCTAGTAAGTGTCTACTTCCAGACCAAcgttcattttcagtaaaatcaAGTTAAGTGCTCATCTAGGAAAAAACTAAAGCACAGAGGTGGACTAGAGGTCTTGACTGCGGAAAGATATTTATTGATGGTTACATGGGGGGAATGGAAATCTGCTGTTTTGGTAGAACTTCAGTTGCACCTGCACTTCTTATTTCGTGTGAAGCTCCAAGGTATGAGTGGGAGGAACTGGCTGGGGTCTGAGCAGTTGGTGGAAGGCTCTGGAGTCCCTAATTCATAACTTTTGGATACAGATTTCAACCTGATGGTTTTCTTGATGCAGGAAGCCCTGCTGCAGAACAGGACGAATCTGGAACATCATGTCAGTGACACAGAAGCAGTAATACCCCCAACCTTCATTTTCCTCTCTTGACCTTCTCTCCTCACAGCCAACTTCTTATTGTAGATCCCTGCTCACACTGCATCTCTACCCCTTCTCACTTTTTCCATGTCCGTGAATAATGCCATGCAGACCAAGGAACCATGGATTGATTAACACGCAGCCATTTTACCTGCAGTCCTTTTGTTTACCATGTGCTTTTAAATGTGGGTGCTGTTATTCTCCCACAACATTAATTTATGTGTGCCATCACCACTCTTTATTTTTACGggttatgaatttatttttatgcattgatATTTCATCTCTAGGTAtgaatttgttcatatttttgtcACATGAGGTATGTAGTTTTTACAGCATTTCTGGATTATTGCCCTTGTGTACTGACCCAGTACACTATTGCTATTTTTTCAGTGACAGAATATGAAGATAGTGattgaatgaatttaaaaaaagcagcttAGCAGTTTAAAATGGAGAAATGCTGACTgcttaaaaaaaaggcaataaaatttccttttttctaaTAGATATCATTTTCTTTGAGAATTATCagtgcatttttgaaaattctttgcaaaatattttctacTGATTTGTTTGCCACAAGGATGTGGCTTGTTGGGTTGGGGGAGTTTGAGGATTGGCCCATGAACTTGCCTTTGTTTTACTGCTTAGACTGCACCACTGGAacactgcatgaataaatacactGACTCCTCTGCTGTGTTCAGTGTTATTCCAACTTAGTTGCCTTCCAGCTCTTTTAATGTCATGGGCATTGTACCTACTTcagaagctggaggagaaaGCAAGCGAGATTGGTGAAGAAGCGCTCATCAGCTCTGTGGAGGCTGTCAAGGAAGAGAGTGAAGAGCCAGGATTGAATGTGTTGACAGAGGAACCTTCAGATGAGACTGTAATTCACCCAGAGCAATGCATTTGAGACCCAAGCTCATCTATTCATTGAAAATTTTTTCCTCATCCGCTTAACCTCAAATTCCTGTCTTCCTCAAGGCCTTCACCTGAATCCCTCATTGTCCTTGTCAACTCCAAAGCATTTCATTCCTTTATGACTCACATAACCATACCTCTGTCTATTTATCCCTCAAGCTTTTGGATATTTAACAAGCTCcctgttttattgtttaactACTGTTTCATTTGAGTCATGTAACTTTTATGTGGGTGCTGATGCTGAACTTGCTGTTGATATTTGGTAGTTAATGGTCCTGTTGACTTTAGTAAGACATTAATCCCTCCTCATTTTAACTTGACCTGCGAGTTAAATCGGACACAATCTGCTTTCCCCTATTAACCCatatttcattccattttgTCCTGTCCAGGCCTCACGTCTGATGTAATGTTAAATTAACAGTACAGGTATtgatttgctctttttttcttttttcagaaaaaggtacccagggaagaagaagaagaagaagaaatcaaGGTGGGTGTtttatctttgttttatttcttaactgacactttcatccaagaATACACTGTAacttcacctgtttatacagtgaAACATCAGTATATGAAATTTCTTGGTCAAGACAACAAAAGCAGAGTTCATCCTTCatctcaaaccagcaaccttcaggctaTAAGTTGCTGAATTAAGCTATACACTCTTCACCAGTATTATTGTGCTGATGCTCATAAATCCTAGaacaatcctttttttttttttttggtgaggaCACAGGTTCCTGGTGTTATAGAGGGCCATGCTGGAGATAATATTGTAACATCCTGCACCATCTGTTCTCTCAGCAACGGTGTCCCTAATAAAAGAAAAGGGAGAGTGGAGACTGGACACTGTGAATCTGAACTTTATTGCACCTTGGCATGCCTTAGCAACAAAACTTGATGGAATGTACACTCTCACCTGTCCAAACTCCAGAATGTACAGAACTGTATGGGGTTCGATGATAACGCAATGGTTATGCCTCTAACACATGTCCATAATCAATAACTGCAAACTTGAACACACAAGAAATAActacacaaatcacacacacacactgactgaaagtgcttgtcccaaggggggccGTGGCAAagcggagcctagcccagcaacacagggcacaaggctggaggg of Scleropages formosus chromosome 10, fSclFor1.1, whole genome shotgun sequence contains these proteins:
- the LOC108932192 gene encoding lebercilin-like protein, translating into MLASQQRINELGNQVRDLQQQLAAATAENRLLKRQQGRQEGALRHLKNLQDGLPQVLLQHNNEVHTLQELLRQSRERNGALVRQLHACEARLLNTGDALRKLQQLSQDRSLGERDELAQRVNTLTLELDLKNKRIQDLEKNMKLSNASFNRQLSSQVQKTHQARDISKCLQEEINQLKQKINEQVRLLEIRNIYSYRFVERPLRKAAKESKLVQTEQLCPVHQEEATSTPEVEHKISEDFEIALRTHISMESCNEQSYSTQEDPTSEYTETGSDESTGLDGPLVENITNLENISAEIVADDEEVKDTDVCEEKEVLLHLLENHTEAEDENTGSKVHEEELKPCQEERQLESSDVTFSPSTTTTLSPQKSSTALIRKHHYIFKETVQNMHLGKPAYDIPGRRVKKNCVPYSEGHTESDHLHIQAYEPSFFKLPPVNPPKHVTLQEDERAKARKRNLMKELFGKETIDEPKPRSKVRPRSENSDMSISGNARQDSLLKESNIIIFD